One Leucoraja erinacea ecotype New England unplaced genomic scaffold, Leri_hhj_1 Leri_622S, whole genome shotgun sequence DNA segment encodes these proteins:
- the LOC129694325 gene encoding tripartite motif-containing protein 29-like isoform X2: MEPMTERHCLEHKRPILFYCQNHAVCVCDSCITEKHQSHTLLSLDQAQATIKEDLKTDIERLQEEICSIKQDDLKRSEADLKAQVIELKRRLSKRYYDRKKQLEEDEEYILRLIDDEGLRTLSRIKSYSETLTREQERIILIDHDAQSLEQGDSLSFIQNSKPIVSRS; encoded by the exons ATGGAACCTATGACAGAAAGGCATTGCCTTGAGCACAAGAGACCCATACTGTTCTACTGTCAAAAtcatgccgtgtgtgtgtgtgactcctgCATAACAGAGAAACATCAATCCCATACACTACTGAGTCTGGATCAGGCACAAGCTACAATTAAG GAAGATTTGAAGACAGATATTGAAAGACTTCAGGAAGAGATCTGCTCCATCAAACAGGATGATTTGAAGAGATCAGAAGCTGATTTAAAG GCACAGGTCATTGAACTGAAAAGAAGACTATCCAAAAGATACTACGACAGAAAAAAGCAGCTGGAAGAAGATGAAGAATACATCCTGAGATTAATTGATGATGAAGGTCTTCGAACTCTGTCGCGGATTAAGAGCTATTCTGAAACATTAACCAGGGAACAGGAACGGATTATACTAATAGATCACGATGCGCAGAGTCTGGAACAGGGAGACTCCCTCTCCTTTATTCAG AACTCTAAGCCGATCGTTTCCAG ATCTTGA
- the LOC129694325 gene encoding E3 ubiquitin-protein ligase TRIM47-like isoform X1 — MEPMTERHCLEHKRPILFYCQNHAVCVCDSCITEKHQSHTLLSLDQAQATIKEDLKTDIERLQEEICSIKQDDLKRSEADLKAQVIELKRRLSKRYYDRKKQLEEDEEYILRLIDDEGLRTLSRIKSYSETLTREQERIILIDHDAQSLEQGDSLSFIQILSSSVRLDGERRCTAIFRSLQRCSIGFKSGLWLGHSRTFTDLSQSHSCIVLAVCLGSLSCWKVNLRPSLRSRTLWSRFSSRISLYFASFIFPSILTRLLVPAAEKHPHSMMLPPPCFTVGMVLARG, encoded by the exons ATGGAACCTATGACAGAAAGGCATTGCCTTGAGCACAAGAGACCCATACTGTTCTACTGTCAAAAtcatgccgtgtgtgtgtgtgactcctgCATAACAGAGAAACATCAATCCCATACACTACTGAGTCTGGATCAGGCACAAGCTACAATTAAG GAAGATTTGAAGACAGATATTGAAAGACTTCAGGAAGAGATCTGCTCCATCAAACAGGATGATTTGAAGAGATCAGAAGCTGATTTAAAG GCACAGGTCATTGAACTGAAAAGAAGACTATCCAAAAGATACTACGACAGAAAAAAGCAGCTGGAAGAAGATGAAGAATACATCCTGAGATTAATTGATGATGAAGGTCTTCGAACTCTGTCGCGGATTAAGAGCTATTCTGAAACATTAACCAGGGAACAGGAACGGATTATACTAATAGATCACGATGCGCAGAGTCTGGAACAGGGAGACTCCCTCTCCTTTATTCAG atcctctcaagctctgtcaggttggatggggagcgtcgatgcacagctattttcaggtccctccagagatgttcaattgggttcaagtccgggctctggctgggccactcaaggacattcacagacttgtcacaaagccactcctgcattgtcttggctgtgtgtttagggtcgttgtcctgttggaaggtgaacctccgccctagtctgaggtccagaacgctctggagcaggttttcatcaaggatctctctgtactttgcttcgttcatctttccctcgatcctgactagactcctagttcctgccgctgaaaaacatccccacagcatgatgctgccaccaccatgcttcaccgtaggtatggtattggccaggggatga